Proteins from a genomic interval of Bombus affinis isolate iyBomAffi1 chromosome 16, iyBomAffi1.2, whole genome shotgun sequence:
- the LOC126925684 gene encoding importin-13 isoform X1, producing the protein MDYASVIDQAVKQFYAEGNNDVHSWLLKVQTSPEAWTFVWDLLHSSKSREAQFYAATTLHAKISKQWDEVPKSEYPALQERLINFMKQPNMPKVVLSKLCQALAGYVTNVSIVTDNDNKDKNVVEELTRMLSYDSPPMLELLLRTLSLLPVEFERRHNVRRAKLHKCLINSWYKTTCLLQEVFSMTNLNSEYTNNDMHLLAMECALSWLKVGQLPLEATGQIYPHLLTAAAYYAPTRTMHDENPRGWEVVQECLDMIVTHSELVKRPQTLWEWAHSLVTMARQYSDKYFCEILTAIGEVHSRTFLNALVEEGNEMQKWIVEGLIELLLQCSEQEGRYPTNETRSSIPFGFWYALQDYLPTLDQPYESRALLILKPIYARLAQALLRKSTLPLTHSEAGDEDERELFRCYRQDVADALGYCYRVLGQDLLVLLGQRLSQTLNSSQRWTEVESTLHAFEAVADSVGIEESHYIPALMDLVLSHIPYDHYPGEVLACACSTMGAYAEWIGEHPDPWLERVLRIVTLGLTRGSVTAPFATMALKDLARECEQQLTPFAPSILNTIEQALPNITPGCAEGLRMMYVAGKLLNILPSVDEQLAHLDATLGLCIIKIRELLQQPWFMARGAVMNQLKMATMFFSTLEGSIGKAVLDGLLPIFSQIVAHPEWGQDNFTLEEMYICAQKSLMSLLHPEEDARPLLPILANSYKIWPHPAALNLLRQLILLFGRDPNNVIGPVFADISSITLSGVRACRSVNGNLSDWTELMEAYLGLLAQICKKNTRLLLQIPEQIPEMLQCGIDCLTLPESSTVKAAGHFLTHAIMQSPHPQTFIQPIGQQLVYVILQCVGGQVPRRYLEAHAEVLLTLNKICIEWTAQWLRVAFEKHGALFKFSQTQKENFIKNVLRERTNKRMYDLLQDFSLQNLPSATNWNVMTRKQ; encoded by the exons ATGGATTATGCAAGTGTAATCGACCAAGCTGTGAAACAGTTCTACGCGGAAGGAAATAACGATGTTCACTCATGGTTGCTCAAAGTTCAGACTTCTCCGGAAGCCTGGACTTTTGTTTGGGACCTTCTTCATTCCTCTAAA TCAAGAGAAGCACAGTTTTATGCGGCTACCACGTTACATGCCAAAATTTCCAAACAATGGGATGAAGTGCCCAAGAGTGAATATCCTGCTCTACAGGAGCgtttaataaactttatgaagCAGCCAAACATGCCAAAGGTTGTTCTGTCCAAACTTTGCCAAGCG TTAGCTGGATACGTAACAAATGTTAGTATAGTTACAGATAATGATAACAAAGATAAAAATGTTGTAGAGGAATTGACACGGATGTTGTCTTATGATTCTCCTCCTATGTTGGAACTGTTGTTACGCACCCTTTCTCTGTTACCTGTAGAG TTTGAAAGAAGACACAATGTAAGAAGAGCCAAATTACACAAATGTCTAATAAATAGCTGGTATAAGACAACCTGCCTGTTACAAGAAGTTTTTTCTATGACAAATCTAAATTCTGAATACACTAATAATGATATGCACTTATTAGCTATGGAATGTGCATTATCCTGGCTTAAAGTTGGCCAACTTCCTCTTGAGGCAACAGGGCAAATATACCCCCATCTATTAACAGCTGCAGCATATTATGCACCAACCAG gaCAATGCATGACGAAAATCCCAGAGGTTGGGAAGTAGTTCAAGAATGCTTAGATATGATAGTAACCCATAGTGAACTTGTAAAGAGACCACAAACATTGTGGGAATGGGCACATAGTTTGGTAACTATGGCAAGACAATACAGTGACaaatatttttgtgaaattTTAACTGCAATTGGAGAGGTTCACAGTAGAACGTTTTTAAATGCTTTAGTGGAAGAAGGAAATGAAATGCAGAAATGGATAGTCGAAGGTTTAATTGAATTACTTTTACAATGTTCAGAACAAGAGGGAAGATATCCCACAAATGAAACTCGCAGTTCTATCCCATTTGGGTTCTGGTACGCTTTGCAGGATTATCTCCCCACTCTCGATCAACCTTACGAAAGTCGTGCTTTACTGATTCTGAAGCCCATTTACGCAAGATTAGCTCAAGCATTATTAAGAAAGTCGACGCTTCCCTTGACTCACAGCGAAGCAGGAGATGAAGATGAAAGAGAACTTTTTAGGTGTTACAGACAAGACGTGGCAGATGCTTTAGGTTATTGTTATAGAGTATTAGGACAAGATTTACTAGTGCTTCTTGGACAGAGATTAAGTCAGACGTTAAACAGTTCACAGAGGTGGACAGAAGTAGAGTCAACGTTGCACGCTTTTGAAGCTGTAGCAGATAGCGTTGGTATTGAGGAATCCCACTACATTCCCGCTTTAATGGATTTGGTTCTTAGTCATATCCCATATGACCATTATCCTGGAGAG GTACTTGCATGTGCATGTTCAACAATGGGAGCATATGCAGAATGGATCGGAGAACATCCAGATCCTTGGCTAGAGAGAGTGCTTCGAATTGTAACCTTGGGTTTGACAAGAGGCTCAGTAACAGCACCTTTTGCTACTATGGCTTTGAAAGATTTAGCTAGAGAATGTGAACAGCAACTCACACCTTTTGCTCCATCTATTCTCAATACCATCGAACAAGCTCTTCCAAACATTACTCCGGGATGTGCAGAAGGTTTACGAATGATGTATGTAGCTGGCAAGTTGCTAAATATCTTGCCCTCTGTTGACGAACAATTAGCTCATTTGGACGCTACACTAGgattatgtataataaaaattcgaGAATTACTGCAACAACCTTGGTTCATGGCTCGTGGTGCAGTAATGAATCAATTAAAAATGGCTACCATGTTCTTTTCTACATTAGAAGGATCTATTGGAAAGGCTGTATTAGATGGACTGTTACCGATATTCAGCCAAATCGTTGCTCATCCCGAATGGGGACAAGACAATTTCACACTAGAGGAGATGTATATCTGCGCCCAAAAGTCCTTAATGTCATTGTTGCATCCTGAGGAAGATGCTCGACCTCTACTTCCCATTCTGGCAAACTCATACAAGATTTGGCCTCATCCCGCAGCTTTAAATCTTCTTCGACAACTCATCCTATTATTTGGACGAGATccgaataacgtaataggtccCGTTTTCGCGGACATAAGTTCTATTACGCTGAGTGGCGTCAGGGCCTGCAGATCCGTAAATGGAAATTTATCCGATTGGACAGAATTAATGGAAGCGTATCTTGGGTTGTTGGCTCAAATTTGTAAAAAGAATACCAGGCTATTGTTACAGATTCCTGAACAAATTCCTGAAATGTTGCAATGTG gAATCGACTGTTTAACATTACCAGAATCAAGCACAGTTAAGGCGGCCGGACATTTCCTCACACATGCTATTATGCAAAGTCCGCACCCACAGACGTTCATTCAACCAATTGGTCAACAGTTAGTTTACGTAATTTTACAGTGTGTAG GGGGACAAGTACCACGAAGATACCTAGAAGCTCACGCGGAAGTTTTGTTGACATTGAATAAAATATGCATAGAATGGACAGCACAGTGGCTTCGTGTCGCCTTTGAAAAACATGGTGCCTTATTTAAATTTTCGCAAACACAAAAGgagaatttcattaaaaatgtcCTCCGAGAACGAACGAATAAACGGATGTACGATTTATTACAAGATTTTAGCTTGCAAAATTTACCTTCTGCGACTAATTGGAATGTAATGACGCGCAAGCAATAA
- the LOC126925684 gene encoding uncharacterized protein LOC126925684 isoform X2 yields MDYASVIDQAVKQFYAEGNNDVHSWLLKVQTSPEAWTFVWDLLHSSKSREAQFYAATTLHAKISKQWDEVPKSEYPALQERLINFMKQPNMPKVVLSKLCQALAGYVTNVSIVTDNDNKDKNVVEELTRMLSYDSPPMLELLLRTLSLLPVEFERRHNVRRAKLHKCLINSWYKTTCLLQEVFSMTNLNSEYTNNDMHLLAMECALSWLKVGQLPLEATGQIYPHLLTAAAYYAPTSSQRWTEVESTLHAFEAVADSVGIEESHYIPALMDLVLSHIPYDHYPGEVLACACSTMGAYAEWIGEHPDPWLERVLRIVTLGLTRGSVTAPFATMALKDLARECEQQLTPFAPSILNTIEQALPNITPGCAEGLRMMYVAGKLLNILPSVDEQLAHLDATLGLCIIKIRELLQQPWFMARGAVMNQLKMATMFFSTLEGSIGKAVLDGLLPIFSQIVAHPEWGQDNFTLEEMYICAQKSLMSLLHPEEDARPLLPILANSYKIWPHPAALNLLRQLILLFGRDPNNVIGPVFADISSITLSGVRACRSVNGNLSDWTELMEAYLGLLAQICKKNTRLLLQIPEQIPEMLQCGIDCLTLPESSTVKAAGHFLTHAIMQSPHPQTFIQPIGQQLVYVILQCVGGQVPRRYLEAHAEVLLTLNKICIEWTAQWLRVAFEKHGALFKFSQTQKENFIKNVLRERTNKRMYDLLQDFSLQNLPSATNWNVMTRKQ; encoded by the exons ATGGATTATGCAAGTGTAATCGACCAAGCTGTGAAACAGTTCTACGCGGAAGGAAATAACGATGTTCACTCATGGTTGCTCAAAGTTCAGACTTCTCCGGAAGCCTGGACTTTTGTTTGGGACCTTCTTCATTCCTCTAAA TCAAGAGAAGCACAGTTTTATGCGGCTACCACGTTACATGCCAAAATTTCCAAACAATGGGATGAAGTGCCCAAGAGTGAATATCCTGCTCTACAGGAGCgtttaataaactttatgaagCAGCCAAACATGCCAAAGGTTGTTCTGTCCAAACTTTGCCAAGCG TTAGCTGGATACGTAACAAATGTTAGTATAGTTACAGATAATGATAACAAAGATAAAAATGTTGTAGAGGAATTGACACGGATGTTGTCTTATGATTCTCCTCCTATGTTGGAACTGTTGTTACGCACCCTTTCTCTGTTACCTGTAGAG TTTGAAAGAAGACACAATGTAAGAAGAGCCAAATTACACAAATGTCTAATAAATAGCTGGTATAAGACAACCTGCCTGTTACAAGAAGTTTTTTCTATGACAAATCTAAATTCTGAATACACTAATAATGATATGCACTTATTAGCTATGGAATGTGCATTATCCTGGCTTAAAGTTGGCCAACTTCCTCTTGAGGCAACAGGGCAAATATACCCCCATCTATTAACAGCTGCAGCATATTATGCACCAACCAG TTCACAGAGGTGGACAGAAGTAGAGTCAACGTTGCACGCTTTTGAAGCTGTAGCAGATAGCGTTGGTATTGAGGAATCCCACTACATTCCCGCTTTAATGGATTTGGTTCTTAGTCATATCCCATATGACCATTATCCTGGAGAG GTACTTGCATGTGCATGTTCAACAATGGGAGCATATGCAGAATGGATCGGAGAACATCCAGATCCTTGGCTAGAGAGAGTGCTTCGAATTGTAACCTTGGGTTTGACAAGAGGCTCAGTAACAGCACCTTTTGCTACTATGGCTTTGAAAGATTTAGCTAGAGAATGTGAACAGCAACTCACACCTTTTGCTCCATCTATTCTCAATACCATCGAACAAGCTCTTCCAAACATTACTCCGGGATGTGCAGAAGGTTTACGAATGATGTATGTAGCTGGCAAGTTGCTAAATATCTTGCCCTCTGTTGACGAACAATTAGCTCATTTGGACGCTACACTAGgattatgtataataaaaattcgaGAATTACTGCAACAACCTTGGTTCATGGCTCGTGGTGCAGTAATGAATCAATTAAAAATGGCTACCATGTTCTTTTCTACATTAGAAGGATCTATTGGAAAGGCTGTATTAGATGGACTGTTACCGATATTCAGCCAAATCGTTGCTCATCCCGAATGGGGACAAGACAATTTCACACTAGAGGAGATGTATATCTGCGCCCAAAAGTCCTTAATGTCATTGTTGCATCCTGAGGAAGATGCTCGACCTCTACTTCCCATTCTGGCAAACTCATACAAGATTTGGCCTCATCCCGCAGCTTTAAATCTTCTTCGACAACTCATCCTATTATTTGGACGAGATccgaataacgtaataggtccCGTTTTCGCGGACATAAGTTCTATTACGCTGAGTGGCGTCAGGGCCTGCAGATCCGTAAATGGAAATTTATCCGATTGGACAGAATTAATGGAAGCGTATCTTGGGTTGTTGGCTCAAATTTGTAAAAAGAATACCAGGCTATTGTTACAGATTCCTGAACAAATTCCTGAAATGTTGCAATGTG gAATCGACTGTTTAACATTACCAGAATCAAGCACAGTTAAGGCGGCCGGACATTTCCTCACACATGCTATTATGCAAAGTCCGCACCCACAGACGTTCATTCAACCAATTGGTCAACAGTTAGTTTACGTAATTTTACAGTGTGTAG GGGGACAAGTACCACGAAGATACCTAGAAGCTCACGCGGAAGTTTTGTTGACATTGAATAAAATATGCATAGAATGGACAGCACAGTGGCTTCGTGTCGCCTTTGAAAAACATGGTGCCTTATTTAAATTTTCGCAAACACAAAAGgagaatttcattaaaaatgtcCTCCGAGAACGAACGAATAAACGGATGTACGATTTATTACAAGATTTTAGCTTGCAAAATTTACCTTCTGCGACTAATTGGAATGTAATGACGCGCAAGCAATAA
- the LOC126925703 gene encoding uncharacterized protein C1orf50 homolog, with protein sequence MKRVATTMDDSKDLSNKVVLVERNIQPQGILLNDPEAVGKISRQDLIALAAEIEKADDFVKANACSKLQVIVDQIRYLKKQAENILIEADWNMKLHHVPCNFVKHPGHVYHLYQKETGQLYLSMISPEEWAISNSEPVQTHKGSYRLEHDHSWTSLEETDKKNKEITMLAQLWSNISTNALKSIDLNVNM encoded by the exons ATGAAAAGAGTAGCTACTACTATGGATGATTCCAAAGATCTATCTAATAAAG TAGTTCTTGTAGAGCGTAACATTCAACCACAAGGTATTCTATTAAATGATCCAGAAGCTGTGGGTAAAATATCTCGACAAGATTTAATTGCATTAGCAGCAGAAATAGAAAAAGCAGACGACTTTGTTAAAGCAAATGCCTGCAGCAAATTGCAAGTGATTGTAGACCAAATAAGGTACCTGAAGAAACAGGCTGAAAATATTCTCATAGAAGCTGATTGGAACATGAAATTACATCATGTTCCTTGTAATTTTGTAAAACATCCTGGTCATGTGTATCATTTGTACCAAAAAGAAACTGGTCAGCTTTACTTATCCATGATTAGTCCAGAA gaATGGGCTATATCAAATTCTGAACCAGTTCAGACTCACAAGGGTTCCTACAGACTAGAACATGATCATTCATGGACATCTTTAGAAGAGACTGATAAGAAGAACAAGGAAATAACTATGTTGGCTCAACTTTGGTCTAATATTTCAACAAATGCATTGAAAAGTATTGATttaaatgtaaatatgtaa